From a region of the Halomonas sp. HL-93 genome:
- a CDS encoding ABC transporter permease, producing MNLYPVRAIYMAEMARTRRTLLQSIVSPVISTSLYFVVFGAAIGSRISEVDGVSYGAFIVPGLIMLMLLTQSVSNASFGIFFPKFSGSIYELLSAPISHLEIVVGYVGAAASKSILLGLIILATSGFFVPLEVAHPIWMLTFLVLTAITFSLLGFIIGIWAEGFDRLQLVPLLVITPLTFLGGSFYSIDMLPPFWQGVTLLNPVVYLVSGFRWSFYGISDVSLAASVIMICLFLAACLATIGWIFRTGYRLKP from the coding sequence ATGAACCTCTATCCCGTTCGCGCTATTTACATGGCCGAAATGGCGCGCACCCGGCGCACGTTGCTGCAAAGCATTGTGTCGCCGGTAATTTCCACTTCGCTCTACTTTGTGGTGTTTGGTGCGGCGATTGGTTCGCGGATTAGCGAAGTGGACGGCGTTAGCTATGGTGCGTTTATCGTGCCGGGGTTGATCATGTTAATGCTGCTGACCCAGAGCGTCTCGAATGCCTCGTTTGGGATTTTCTTTCCCAAGTTCTCTGGCAGCATTTATGAACTGCTCTCCGCGCCTATCTCGCACCTGGAAATTGTCGTCGGCTATGTGGGGGCGGCGGCGTCCAAGTCGATTTTGCTAGGGCTGATTATCCTCGCTACCTCCGGGTTTTTTGTGCCGCTGGAAGTCGCCCATCCGATATGGATGCTAACCTTTCTGGTGCTCACCGCGATCACTTTCAGTCTGCTAGGTTTTATTATCGGTATCTGGGCGGAAGGGTTTGATCGCTTGCAGTTAGTGCCGTTACTGGTGATTACCCCGCTGACGTTTTTAGGCGGTAGTTTCTACTCCATCGATATGCTGCCACCGTTTTGGCAGGGCGTCACGCTGCTTAATCCGGTGGTGTATCTGGTCAGCGGTTTTCGTTGGAGCTTTTACGGCATCAGCGATGTCAGCCTTGCGGCCAGCGTTATTATGATATGTCTGTTCCTGGCGGCTTGCCTGGCGACTATTGGCTGGATTTTTCGCACCGGCTACCGTCTCAAACCCTGA
- a CDS encoding tellurite resistance TerB family protein, which translates to MLDTIQQFFQRTLSQPEQRDNQTLTLELASAALLFEIARADHDTSTAELDVLRSMLLERYQLSETDVDELMALARDEVEDAVDHYQFVSLIKEHYGYDQRCELVALMWQLAWADGSVDALEEHRIRRLADLLHVSHSDFIRTKLLTEERVNQDG; encoded by the coding sequence ATGCTGGATACTATCCAACAGTTTTTTCAGCGCACGCTTTCGCAACCTGAGCAGCGCGACAATCAAACTCTCACGCTGGAGTTGGCTTCGGCGGCGTTGCTGTTTGAAATCGCCCGCGCTGACCACGATACCAGCACCGCCGAGCTTGACGTCCTGCGGAGTATGCTGCTTGAGCGCTACCAACTGAGCGAAACCGATGTTGACGAGCTGATGGCGTTGGCGCGGGACGAAGTGGAAGACGCGGTCGATCACTACCAGTTCGTCAGCCTGATTAAAGAGCACTACGGCTACGATCAGCGCTGCGAACTGGTAGCGCTGATGTGGCAACTGGCATGGGCCGACGGCAGCGTGGATGCGTTGGAAGAACACCGTATTCGTCGCTTGGCTGATTTACTGCACGTCAGCCACAGCGATTTTATTCGCACCAAATTATTAACCGAGGAGCGTGTAAACCAAGATGGATGA
- a CDS encoding exopolysaccharide biosynthesis protein yields the protein MDDRNEGSTLMDLIASMERMEQEAQRVSVDDVVQAIGRRSFGPLLLVAGLITLTPIIGDIPGMPTLMAALVLLVSVQLLAGRESFWLPGWMLKRSLSRQKFDKGIKLMTKPARWIDGLLRVRLPWLTGYIGIRVTAVVCLLIALAMPPMEFIPFSANGAGLALALLGLGLVARDGLVLLLGFALIGATAALVLVNVL from the coding sequence ATGGATGATCGCAACGAAGGCTCAACATTAATGGATCTGATTGCGTCAATGGAGCGTATGGAGCAGGAAGCTCAGCGAGTCAGCGTTGACGATGTGGTTCAGGCAATAGGGCGGCGTTCGTTTGGGCCGCTATTGCTGGTCGCTGGATTAATTACGCTTACCCCGATCATCGGCGATATACCCGGTATGCCAACGCTTATGGCTGCGCTGGTGCTGCTAGTATCGGTGCAGCTATTAGCCGGACGGGAGTCTTTCTGGTTGCCCGGTTGGATGCTCAAACGCTCTCTCTCACGCCAGAAGTTCGATAAAGGCATCAAGCTGATGACAAAGCCCGCACGTTGGATTGACGGGCTATTGAGGGTACGCCTGCCGTGGCTAACCGGCTATATTGGCATCCGGGTGACGGCGGTTGTGTGCTTGTTGATTGCTCTGGCCATGCCGCCGATGGAGTTTATTCCCTTCTCAGCCAATGGCGCGGGCTTGGCGCTGGCGCTGTTAGGCCTGGGGTTGGTAGCGCGGGACGGCTTAGTACTGCTATTAGGATTTGCCCTCATAGGCGCAACCGCCGCGCTCGTTTTGGTTAACGTACTTTAA
- a CDS encoding nucleoid-associated protein: protein MPLLHSIVHRLDPTLDGERLTLTAAPAEADNVEPVMESLVSALNDTYNTKPKGWGCFAEEGEQAGPLSVWLRDYLAGEKRFDELATALAERLASQLQEQLSVSGYLVISHQRQGDTETLFMGLVHQREGIGINDAHQAVPAAQLNTRQLTLAARINLSQWQSDSPDAQYVSFLKDRGGKKLGEGMMALLGMEEGIDAPTETRTLLKAFSDYVEKEDFDDEASREKTDTLVGYANDQLSRGEPMTLDELSALVDEKQPKAFYEHIRNADYGLSPEIPPDKRTLNQFRRFTGRAGGVSISFDSHLLGSSIEYDAAQDRLIIKQVPKQLKEQLTKQE from the coding sequence ATGCCGCTACTGCACAGTATCGTCCACCGCCTGGACCCGACGCTTGATGGCGAGCGCCTAACGCTGACCGCGGCTCCTGCCGAGGCCGATAACGTCGAGCCCGTGATGGAAAGCCTGGTCAGCGCGCTCAACGACACCTACAACACCAAGCCCAAAGGTTGGGGATGCTTCGCCGAAGAGGGCGAGCAAGCCGGGCCGCTGTCGGTATGGTTGCGCGACTATTTAGCTGGCGAGAAGCGCTTTGACGAGTTGGCCACCGCGCTTGCCGAAAGGCTTGCAAGCCAGCTTCAAGAGCAGCTGTCAGTGAGTGGTTACTTGGTGATCAGTCATCAGCGCCAGGGCGATACCGAAACCCTGTTTATGGGGCTTGTTCACCAGCGCGAGGGCATTGGCATTAACGATGCGCACCAGGCAGTACCCGCCGCCCAGCTCAATACCCGCCAACTGACGCTGGCGGCGCGGATTAACCTCAGCCAATGGCAAAGCGATTCGCCGGATGCTCAGTACGTGTCGTTTTTGAAAGACCGCGGCGGTAAGAAGCTAGGCGAGGGGATGATGGCGCTGCTGGGTATGGAAGAAGGCATTGACGCGCCCACCGAAACCCGCACGCTGCTTAAAGCCTTCAGTGACTACGTCGAAAAAGAAGACTTCGACGACGAGGCCAGCCGTGAAAAAACCGACACCCTGGTAGGTTACGCCAACGACCAGCTAAGCCGAGGGGAACCCATGACGCTCGACGAACTCTCAGCGCTGGTCGATGAAAAGCAGCCCAAGGCCTTTTACGAGCACATTCGTAATGCTGATTACGGCCTGTCGCCGGAGATTCCACCGGATAAGCGCACCTTGAATCAATTTAGGCGCTTCACCGGGCGTGCGGGCGGCGTGTCGATCAGTTTTGATTCACACCTGCTTGGCTCAAGCATTGAATATGATGCTGCCCAGGATCGACTGATTATCAAGCAGGTACCCAAACAGCTCAAAGAGCAGCTTACCAAGCAGGAATAA
- a CDS encoding ABC transporter ATP-binding protein, producing MNDPIIEIRGLNKTYQGGFQALNRVDLQIQRGEIFALLGPNGAGKTTLISVVCGLVTPSEGQVLVDGFDNVTEYRQARERIGLVPQELTNEAFETVWNTVSFSRGLFGKPPNPDHIESVLKSLALWEKRDNRLITLSGGMKRRVLIAKALSHEPRILFLDEPTAGVDVELRREMWQVVRELRDNGVTIILTTHYIEEAEEMADRIGVINRGEIVLVENKHALMSKLGSKQLTLYLNEPLAMLPPALDRPELSLMAEGYELVYTYDGHQEEDGHGIPALLTALEREGITFKDLHTRQSSLEDIFVDLVNPKEHA from the coding sequence TTGAACGACCCCATTATCGAAATCCGTGGTCTGAATAAAACCTACCAAGGAGGATTTCAAGCGCTTAACCGTGTGGATTTGCAGATTCAACGCGGCGAAATTTTTGCCTTGCTAGGCCCCAATGGGGCGGGCAAGACCACGCTGATTAGCGTGGTATGTGGCTTGGTTACGCCCAGCGAAGGTCAGGTATTGGTCGATGGCTTCGACAATGTAACCGAGTACCGCCAAGCCCGCGAGCGCATTGGCCTGGTGCCCCAGGAGCTAACCAATGAAGCTTTTGAGACGGTATGGAACACGGTTAGCTTTAGCCGTGGCTTGTTTGGCAAGCCGCCTAACCCTGATCATATCGAAAGCGTGTTGAAATCGCTGGCGCTGTGGGAAAAACGCGATAACCGCTTGATAACGCTATCGGGCGGCATGAAACGCCGCGTGTTGATCGCCAAGGCGCTCTCCCACGAGCCGCGCATCTTGTTCTTGGATGAGCCCACCGCTGGCGTTGACGTCGAGCTACGTCGAGAAATGTGGCAGGTGGTGCGCGAACTGCGCGATAACGGCGTAACCATCATTTTGACCACACACTATATCGAAGAAGCCGAGGAAATGGCCGACCGCATCGGGGTAATTAACCGGGGTGAAATCGTGTTGGTCGAAAATAAGCACGCGCTGATGAGCAAGCTGGGCAGCAAGCAACTGACGCTTTACCTCAACGAGCCGTTAGCGATGCTGCCACCTGCGCTCGACCGGCCTGAACTCAGCTTAATGGCTGAAGGTTATGAACTGGTCTACACCTACGATGGCCACCAGGAAGAGGATGGCCATGGTATTCCGGCCCTACTCACAGCGCTTGAACGTGAGGGCATCACCTTCAAGGACCTACACACTCGGCAAAGTTCGCTCGAGGATATTTTTGTTGACTTGGTGAATCCTAAGGAACACGCATGA
- a CDS encoding YqhA family protein, whose protein sequence is MTDTPPTPPKLPEEQSSWERRVETALWNSRFLVMLAVVPSLLGAVMLFVVGTADIFKVVIRTLHYYFVDSSVDIHESLVPDIIIAVDIYLIAIVLMIFGLGIYRLFVSRIDQAEARNPNHPFNVASLDQLKDKIARVVILAVIIEFFRAVVDIRFATPLEAIYLALSILALAAALYLMSLGHKKE, encoded by the coding sequence ATGACCGATACGCCGCCGACACCCCCAAAGCTGCCGGAAGAACAGAGCTCTTGGGAGCGCCGAGTGGAAACCGCCCTATGGAACTCGCGGTTTTTGGTCATGCTGGCTGTGGTGCCGAGCCTGTTGGGCGCGGTGATGCTGTTTGTGGTGGGCACCGCTGATATCTTTAAGGTCGTGATACGCACGCTGCATTACTATTTTGTCGACAGTAGCGTGGATATCCACGAAAGCCTGGTGCCCGATATCATCATTGCTGTGGATATCTATTTGATTGCCATCGTACTGATGATATTTGGGCTAGGCATCTACCGACTGTTTGTGTCGCGCATTGACCAGGCGGAAGCCCGAAATCCCAATCACCCCTTTAACGTTGCCTCGCTTGACCAGCTAAAGGATAAAATCGCCCGGGTGGTTATTCTGGCGGTGATTATCGAATTCTTCCGCGCGGTGGTGGATATCCGTTTTGCTACCCCGTTAGAGGCAATTTACCTGGCGCTTTCAATACTGGCGTTGGCCGCCGCGCTCTATCTGATGAGTCTGGGGCACAAAAAAGAATAG
- a CDS encoding serine hydrolase, whose product MRHWFYGSLVVVALLFVLPAHAGGYDAHWYHEVDKQSAWQSNLDARMTAIAERFAGNIGVYVQNLTSGEAYSWRADDPWYLASLIKVPVAAEVLGKRVPTSERLTLTQSDYVDGAGPTNWHDPGTPISVGYLLEHMITVSDNTATDMLIERVGLDNVNQRARAMVAANGGDPDTLGPISKLVGVRQGVYGELHSEARSLDGMDFIALRESPVSQRTQALAKRLNVSPETFNQPDYHRAFDAYQERGENAGTLRAFGDVLATLYRGAMPDLQGSPSDEVLALMANTRSGEQRLKKGFGESVSYAHKTGTQDRRSCDAGLVERKEQPNAAWAVVVCTQGPDEVSDHERALVGVGLALRRSGALGAPW is encoded by the coding sequence TTGCGACACTGGTTTTATGGCAGCTTGGTCGTGGTAGCGCTGCTTTTTGTGCTGCCTGCCCACGCGGGTGGATATGACGCGCATTGGTACCATGAGGTGGACAAACAAAGTGCTTGGCAAAGCAACCTGGATGCCCGAATGACCGCAATAGCAGAGCGCTTTGCGGGCAATATTGGCGTTTATGTGCAAAACCTTACCAGCGGCGAAGCCTACAGCTGGCGCGCCGATGATCCTTGGTATCTTGCTTCGCTCATCAAAGTGCCGGTCGCGGCGGAGGTGTTGGGCAAACGTGTGCCGACCAGCGAGCGGTTGACGCTGACCCAAAGCGATTATGTAGATGGTGCGGGGCCCACCAACTGGCACGACCCTGGCACGCCGATATCGGTGGGGTACTTGTTGGAGCATATGATCACCGTGAGCGATAACACCGCTACGGACATGCTGATTGAGCGCGTCGGCCTGGATAACGTCAACCAACGCGCCCGCGCCATGGTGGCGGCCAATGGCGGGGACCCTGATACGCTAGGGCCGATATCCAAATTGGTGGGTGTGCGCCAAGGCGTTTACGGCGAACTGCATTCAGAGGCGCGCTCATTGGACGGTATGGATTTTATAGCGCTGCGTGAATCCCCGGTAAGTCAACGCACTCAGGCGCTAGCCAAGCGGCTAAATGTTTCCCCTGAGACGTTCAATCAGCCCGATTACCATCGCGCCTTTGATGCCTACCAAGAGAGGGGCGAAAACGCAGGCACTTTGCGCGCGTTCGGCGATGTACTGGCGACGCTTTACCGAGGTGCCATGCCAGACCTTCAAGGTTCGCCAAGCGATGAGGTGCTCGCCTTAATGGCCAACACCCGCTCCGGCGAACAGCGGCTAAAGAAAGGCTTTGGCGAGTCAGTCAGCTACGCACACAAAACCGGCACCCAGGACCGCCGCAGCTGTGATGCCGGGTTGGTAGAGCGCAAGGAACAGCCCAACGCCGCCTGGGCGGTAGTGGTCTGCACTCAGGGCCCGGACGAGGTCAGCGACCATGAGCGCGCCCTGGTAGGCGTGGGGCTGGCGCTGCGCCGCAGCGGTGCGCTGGGGGCGCCCTGGTAG
- the opgC gene encoding OpgC domain-containing protein — MITGNKDMPMAIAWNETPHLPKTEGRIEAIDLARGIAIGLMIVSHSVSGLVGIPNVPEWGMVPIHFLTKFSSSLFILVFGIALAVAFLPHVHRDGWPKRRLKLWLRAVEVWFWYKALLIFEMLPFNTPSEIVDALLYGRFGIWVEILGFYAIALLWVPLILPLWARAPLWSRLAVIAGLTSLAAWLQGLSFGGNDILKALLVDHEDHYAWGQLSRAPLILLGLLLGEALLRCVGDPALKRRLIFSLLGVGALLVAGFYVLALAGGDVHAAMLAVANNQGKHPPGLAFMLFSLGGALVLLALAIAGGTKAAKALMPLTLVGSDALKAFIFHIVVIFLMLRFLWEGEGMYSYPQALGVGGLLILGAAAWIWLTRWMNAHR; from the coding sequence ATGATCACTGGAAATAAGGATATGCCGATGGCGATTGCCTGGAACGAGACGCCCCACCTGCCCAAAACGGAAGGCCGCATTGAGGCGATCGATTTAGCTCGCGGCATCGCAATCGGGTTAATGATCGTGAGCCATTCCGTCAGTGGGCTAGTGGGCATTCCTAACGTGCCCGAGTGGGGTATGGTGCCCATTCACTTTCTCACCAAGTTTTCTTCGTCGCTGTTTATCCTGGTATTTGGTATCGCGCTGGCGGTGGCGTTTTTGCCCCACGTGCATCGCGATGGCTGGCCCAAACGCCGCCTTAAATTGTGGTTGCGCGCGGTAGAGGTCTGGTTTTGGTACAAGGCCCTGCTGATTTTTGAAATGTTGCCGTTTAACACGCCGAGCGAAATCGTCGATGCGCTGCTCTACGGTCGCTTTGGCATCTGGGTGGAAATTCTCGGGTTTTACGCCATCGCGCTGTTGTGGGTGCCGTTAATACTGCCACTTTGGGCACGAGCGCCCCTTTGGAGCCGATTGGCCGTTATCGCCGGGCTGACCTCGCTCGCAGCGTGGTTGCAAGGGCTTTCATTTGGCGGTAACGATATTCTCAAGGCGCTGCTGGTAGACCACGAGGATCACTATGCCTGGGGCCAGCTCAGTCGTGCGCCACTTATTTTGCTGGGGCTTTTGTTGGGTGAAGCGTTACTGCGCTGCGTGGGCGACCCGGCGCTAAAACGCCGTCTGATCTTTTCGCTGCTTGGCGTAGGAGCGCTACTGGTCGCTGGGTTTTATGTGCTGGCGTTGGCCGGTGGCGATGTCCATGCCGCCATGCTGGCGGTGGCCAATAACCAGGGTAAACATCCGCCGGGGCTTGCGTTTATGCTGTTTAGCCTGGGTGGCGCGCTGGTGCTATTAGCCCTTGCGATAGCCGGTGGCACCAAAGCAGCCAAAGCACTGATGCCCCTCACGCTGGTGGGCTCGGATGCGCTCAAAGCGTTTATCTTTCATATCGTGGTGATTTTTCTGATGCTGCGTTTTTTGTGGGAAGGCGAGGGTATGTATAGCTATCCACAGGCGCTTGGCGTTGGTGGCCTGTTAATCCTTGGGGCAGCCGCGTGGATTTGGCTGACTCGCTGGATGAATGCTCATCGCTAA